A genomic stretch from Cellulomonas sp. KRMCY2 includes:
- a CDS encoding YafY family protein, with protein sequence MLAALQTRRHTTADALAAEFGVSTRTILRDIRSLVDVEIPILTERGRYGGISLLPGDQVDLSKLTASEADVFRAVGVDLDRARQLGAEVAARGALSKLATRRRTPPPRHEAMPLSLAEVVTVDNRGWFGTEETVDVAGLAHDLRRARRLRIRYRRSDAPEPRTLVVDPYGLLLRVDRWYLIADLDAEPRMFAMTRLEEWAVLDESRRLRTGATLEGVAHHLGQALEGRNEVTVTALLDADRVDLARRVLGGRLRSIDQTRQPRRATLTIGYDQIEGVRQLLQFADHIEVIAPIAARELIRRLAREVALAHS encoded by the coding sequence ATCCTTGCCGCGCTCCAGACCCGGCGGCACACGACTGCGGACGCGCTCGCAGCGGAGTTCGGCGTCTCGACCCGGACGATCCTCCGAGACATCCGGTCACTTGTGGACGTTGAGATCCCGATACTCACCGAACGAGGGAGGTACGGCGGAATCAGCCTGCTCCCGGGCGATCAGGTAGATCTCTCCAAGCTGACCGCCTCGGAAGCCGACGTCTTCCGTGCGGTCGGTGTCGACCTGGACCGGGCTCGGCAGCTCGGCGCGGAGGTTGCTGCCCGAGGTGCGCTCAGCAAGCTGGCCACCCGGCGTCGGACACCACCGCCGCGGCACGAGGCCATGCCGCTGTCCCTCGCCGAGGTCGTCACGGTCGACAACCGCGGCTGGTTCGGCACGGAGGAAACCGTGGACGTCGCCGGCCTCGCCCATGACCTCCGGCGGGCCCGGCGACTGCGCATCCGCTACCGGAGAAGCGATGCCCCCGAACCCCGGACTCTGGTCGTCGACCCCTATGGGTTGCTGCTCCGAGTCGACCGTTGGTACCTCATCGCCGACCTCGACGCTGAGCCGCGGATGTTCGCCATGACCCGACTTGAAGAATGGGCCGTGCTCGACGAGTCACGGCGACTGCGGACCGGCGCCACGCTCGAGGGTGTCGCCCATCACCTCGGCCAGGCGCTCGAAGGACGCAACGAGGTCACGGTCACTGCACTCCTCGACGCCGACCGCGTCGATCTCGCCCGCAGAGTCCTCGGCGGCAGACTCAGGTCGATCGACCAGACGCGACAGCCACGACGGGCGACCCTCACCATCGGCTACGACCAGATCGAGGGCGTCCGACAGCTGCTCCAGTTCGCTGACCACATCGAGGTCATCGCACCGATCGCGGCCCGCGAGCTCATCCGACGCCTCGCGCGAGAAGTGGCACTCGCCCACAGCTGA
- a CDS encoding recombinase family protein, with protein MQLIFERFARGDSLRSIAALLTASDVPTRTAQRAALKEEGEGGERVTVGPGRWNVSSVVSILRNPRYAGLVVYQGKLTGTRGTWTPLVTEDAWHLVQNTLDDPRRKSNRAGTDRKHIGSGLYLCAECLRPIQAWSGDRYRCVPCSMARSAGPIDQLVLGLVAARLAQPDIVELLAPTIDEDTVRTLDYQARVLRDKIAVIEAQFDDDEIDLPRYKSKKGKRVAELQEVERQRLALAGNSAASHLLRHGDPAAAFLGETLMVQRAVIDALVEILLVRQPRGSRTFRPESVIPTWRRSEVATRPRLSVVPAS; from the coding sequence GTGCAGCTGATCTTCGAACGGTTCGCCCGTGGTGACTCCCTCCGCTCCATCGCTGCCCTCCTGACAGCGAGCGACGTTCCCACGCGAACTGCGCAACGTGCAGCCCTCAAAGAAGAAGGAGAAGGAGGGGAGCGAGTGACGGTCGGGCCGGGACGGTGGAACGTTTCCTCGGTGGTCTCCATCCTCCGCAACCCCAGGTACGCCGGCCTCGTCGTCTACCAAGGGAAGCTCACCGGGACGCGGGGCACGTGGACACCGCTGGTGACCGAGGACGCGTGGCACCTCGTGCAGAACACCCTCGATGACCCTCGCCGGAAGTCGAACCGTGCTGGTACCGATCGGAAGCACATCGGGTCGGGCCTGTACCTGTGTGCCGAGTGCTTGCGGCCCATCCAGGCGTGGTCTGGTGACCGGTACCGGTGCGTTCCCTGCTCGATGGCCCGCTCCGCCGGTCCCATCGACCAGTTGGTCCTCGGACTGGTCGCAGCTCGTCTCGCACAACCTGACATCGTCGAGCTCCTCGCACCCACCATCGACGAGGACACGGTTCGCACCCTCGACTATCAGGCCCGCGTCCTGCGAGACAAGATCGCCGTGATCGAAGCCCAGTTCGACGACGACGAGATCGACCTACCCCGCTACAAGTCCAAGAAGGGGAAGAGGGTCGCCGAACTCCAGGAAGTCGAACGCCAGCGGCTGGCGCTCGCGGGCAACAGTGCCGCGTCCCACCTCCTCCGTCATGGCGACCCCGCAGCGGCGTTCCTCGGCGAGACACTCATGGTCCAGAGGGCTGTGATCGACGCTCTGGTCGAGATCCTGCTGGTGCGTCAGCCGAGAGGCTCGCGAACGTTCAGGCCAGAGAGCGTCATTCCGACGTGGCGTCGCAGCGAGGTGGCTACGCGGCCACGTCTGAGCGTCGTACCGGCTTCCTAA